The genomic stretch CCTGGCCCGCGGCAAAGCCGGCGCGCAGCACGAGAAGTTCGCTGAAGAATGGCGCGAAGGGCGGGCAGGCCGTGATGGCGAACATGCCGGTCACGAAGATGGCGGAGGATTTGGGCATGAGATGGAACATGCCCCGGACATGCTCCATGGACGAGGAGCCTCCGGCCTGTTCGAGGTTGGACGCGCCCAGGAAGAGCGCGCCCTTGGTCAGGCCGTTGCTCCAGATGTGGAACAGGGCCGCCCATAGGCCGGCTTCGCCCAGGGATGCGGCGATACTCAGGATGCCCATGTGTTCGATGCTGGAATAGGCCAGCATGCGTTTGAAGTCTTTTGTCCGCAGCAGGAACAGGGCCGCGACCAGGGTCGAGAACAGGCCCAGGCCAAGCAGGGTGCCGGAGGCCACGGCGGACTCGCCGGCCGCGTCGATGACGGGCTTGATGCGCAGGATCGCCATGAAGGCCACCGAGGTCACGCCGCCGGCCAGAATTGCGCCGACAATGCCCGGACTTTCGCCGTAGGTGTCGGGTTTCCAGGTGTGCATGGGAGCCAGGCCCATTTTGGTGCCGTAGCCGACCAGGAGCAGGACCCAGGCCGCCAGAACCCAGACCTTGGACAGGTGGGGGCCCTGGGCCAGCAGGGTGGCGAAGGTGATGTCGCCGGAGCCGCCGCCGTGCAGGGATGCGTAGCCCAGGCAGATGGACCCGAGCAGGGACAGGGCGATGCCGGTGCCGCCGACGAGCAGGTATTTCCAGGTGGCTTCGAAGGCGCGGGGCGTGCCCAGAAAATGGATGAGGGGTACGCAGGCCAGGGTCACGCCTTCGGTCGCGATCCACAGGATGCCCAGATGCCGGGCCTGATGTCCGGCGCTTAAGAGCCCCAGGACCAGCAGCAGGGCGGCCACGAAGACGCGGTTGCCCTGGCTGTGCGCGCGCAGATAGCCGACGGCGAATCCGGCGCAGCCCAGAAAAAGCAGGGACACGCCGGGCAGCACTGCCCGCGCCAGGGGGTCGAAGGCCAGCCATGCGGCAGGATCATAGGCCGGCGGGCGGATCAGAAACCAGCAGGCCAGCAGGGCGTGGAGCAGGGCAAAGGCGGGCAGCAGCAGTGGCCGGGACCGGTTGTTCGGCCACAGGGCGGCAAGCACTGCCCCCAGAAACGGGACGAGGATGAGAATTTGGGAGTTCATTCGTGCAACGCCGTGAGTTTGCGGGTGTCGAGGGAGTCAAAGGCCCGTTGGATGCGGTCGACGATGATGCCGATAACGAAAATGCCGACGGTCACGTCCAGCAGAATGCCGAATTCGACCAACATGGGGGTCGAATGGATGAGCAGCAGGCCGAAGAGATAGATGCCGTTTTCCAGGATGAGGTAGCCGCAGACCTGGGAAATGGCCTTGGTCCGTCCGATGAGCAGGATGAACCCGGTCAGGATCAGGGCCAGGGCGCCGGGAACGTGCAGGGATCCGGCGTGCTCCGGCAACAGGGGCAGGTGCCGCGTCAGGATCACGGCGGCGATGGTCGCCGTGGCTCCGAGCAAGAGGGATGGAATGTAGCCGATAAAGGGTTTGAGCTCGCGGGCGATGTTGGCCGTGCGCATGGCCCGGTGCAAAAGTCCGGGAATGATGATGCCCTTGCCGGCCACCGTGGCGATGGTCAGCAGGACCAGTTGCCAGTTCATCTCGCCGTGTTCGAGCAGCAGGGGCGCAAGGCCGAGGAGCACGCCCTGGACGGCCACCGCCCGGATCAACAGCGGCAGACGGCTGGTGCCCAGCGCCAGCAGGTTGAAGCCCAGGGCCACGCCGATCAAGAGATTGAACAGATCAGCCATGAAGACCTCCCATCCAGGTCAGGATCAGGGGAAAGAGGCAGAACAGAAAACCAATGGTCAGAAGAAGCGGTGTGCGCCGGAAGGCCAGCCGTGCGGTCAGCGACTCGACCAGACCCACGGCCACGGCGACGAGGACGACGCCCAGGGCCAGGACGGCCAGGGACGCGCCCGGGGACATTACGCCCACGGGCAGGACGGCCTGGACCAGGAACGCGGCGAAGAGCATCAGCTTGACCGAGGCTCCGTGCAGAATCAGGGCCAGGGGCGGGCCGCTGTGGTCCAGGACCATGACTTCGTGGATCATGGTCAGCTCCAGGTGTGTGGTGGGGTCGTCAAAGGGCACCCGGCAGTTTTCGGCCAGGAGGATGATGAACAGACCAACCGCCAAGAGCGCCGCCGATGGTCCTGGCAACGGTGCGAACAGGTGTTGCAGGGTGATGGTGCCGGACTGGATGGCCAGGGTCAGGGTGGCGGTGATGATGCCGATTTCGGCCAACACGGCGAAGCTGACCTCGCGCACGGTGCCCATGCCCTCGAAGGCCGAGCCGGTTTCCATGGCGCCCCAGGCCGTGCAGAAACGGGCCAGGGCCAGCAGATAGATGAGCAGCAGCACGTCGCCGTCAAAGGGAAAGACGCACCCGGCTCGGCCCAGGGGCATGAGCAGGGCGGCCGCGACGACGGCCATCCAGGTCACGGCCGGGGCGATGAGAAATCCGGGCGAGGCCAGATCGCTCATGACCACGCCTTTGTTCCAGAGGCGGAACAGATCGTAGTAGAGCTGGAGCACGGGCGGACCCTGGCGGCAGGCCACCCAGGCCTTGACCTTGGTGATGATGCCCGGAAGCAGCGGGGCCAGGATGAGCCAGGCCAGAAGGCGGACTGCGATGTCGAGGACGGTCACTGTATTCCTCCCCAGAAGGCCAGGGCGCCAAGGATCATGACGCCGGCGAAGACATAGAGAATGTAGATGTGCAGACGGCCGTGTTGCATTTTTTTGGCGCCGTCGGCCAGCCAGACAACGCCCGTGCTCACGGGCTGGATGGCTTTTTCCAGCACGGTTTCCGGAATTCGTTCCAGGGCCAGGGCCTGCTCGGGAAAATGGCCGCGCACGCGTCGGACAAGACGGCTGGGGCGCAGAATCCAGGCGAACCATTCCGTCGCGATGCCGGCGAAGGAGCCGCCGCTATACTGCATGCGGGCCGTGGGCGCGGCATAACCGCAGTCCCAGGTGGGGCCGAAGCGCAGTCCCTGAAGGCGGACTTTGCTCATGAAGGCTGCCGCCAGGGCGATGAGCACCGCGAACAGGACAAGATGAAATTGTCCGAGATCGGCCACGGGCATGGCTGGAATCTCTGTCCAGTTTCCGCTCCAGGCGGAGGCCGCGTTGCCGATAGGGGCCAGAACCAGGGTCGGGAACAGGCCGATACCGGCCATAAGTCCGGCCAGGACGAGCATGGGCGCGCGCATGGTCCAGCCGCACTCGTGGGCCGTAATGGCCGGCTTGGTGCGGGGCGCTCCCAGGAAAATGATGGTCATTGCCTTGGCGAAGGCCGCCAGGGCCAGGGCTCCGGCGGCGGCCAGGAGGATGACCACGGGAATGATCGCCTGGGCCATGTCACCTTTGGTCATGACGGATTTGATCAGGCCGAGATAGATGATCCATTCGCTGACAAAGCCGTTCAGTGGCGGCAGCCCGGATACGGCCGCCGCGCCCATGGCGAACAATCCCGTGGTCCAGGGCATGGCCCGCCACAGCCCGCCCAGACGGCTCATGTCCCTGGTGCCCGTGGCATGCAGGACGGAACCGGCGCCGAAGAAGAGCAGGGCTTTGAACAGGCCGTGATTCCAAACATGCAAAAGTGCTCCGCACAGGGCGATGCGGCCCCAGGCTGCCTGGCCATGGGTCTGGGCCAGGATGGCCAGCCCCAGCCCGGTCAGGATGATGCCGACATTTTCCACCGAACAGTAGGCCAGAAGGCGTTTGAAATCGTTCTGGGCCAGGGCGAAGGCGATACCGAGCAGGGCGCTGGTTATGCCCAGGGTCAGGACGATCCAGCCAGCGCCGTCCGGAAGGGGTAGCCAGGAACTGTAGCGGACAATGCCGTACACGCCCATCTTGATGGCCACGGCCGACATCATGGCCGAAACATGGCTTGGTGCGTTGGCGTGGGCCGAGGGCAGCCAGATGTGCAGGGGAAACATGCCCGCCTTGACCCCGAAGCCGACCAGGGCCAGCCAGAAAAGCGGGGCCAGGGCGGTTTGGTCACGCATGGGCCCAAGATCCCAGCTGCCGGTCTGGGCGGCCAGGGCCGTGAAAAAAGCGAACAAAAACATGGTTCCGACATGGGACGCGGCCAGATAGAGCCAGCCGGCCCGGCGTACTTCCGATTTGGTGTTGTCCAGGGTGATCAGAAAGTAGGCGCTGATGGCGAAGACTTCCCAGGCCAGCAGGAAATGCAGGCCATTGGCCAGACTCGGGACCAGAACCATGCCCAGGATCAGGACCGCGCCCCAGGACCTGCCCCGTGCGGCCGATGCGGGATACTGCCGGTCGGACCAGTATTCGCGGGAATAGATCGCGCTCAAGCCGCCGACCAGACTGACCACGATCAAAAATACGGCCGAGACACCATCCAGGAAGAAATTCGGTGTTTCACCGCCCAGGGTGAAGGCCGCCCGCCAGGTCCATGCCTCCGCGTGACCCAGGATGCCCAGCGCGGTTGTCAGGACCCCGACCGCTCCGCACAGAACGAGCGTCAGCCAAAGCCTGGGGTGTCTGCCCGCGCCGATGGCCAGGGTCAGGCAGGCCAGGGAAGAAAAAAAGAGCATTGCGGTCATCGGGCCAGCCCTTGTCGCGAGGTCCAGGCCTGTTCAATGATTTGAAAGAGCGTTGCATCGTCTTGGGAAGACTGGATGTCCTGAAAAATTCCAGCCGCGACGCTTTGGGCCAGCAGGCCGAGCATGGTCACATGCACGCGGGGCGTGGGCGAAATGAAGAACAGAAGGCGCGAGATAGGCGTTCCATCCGGTGTTTCCATGGACGCAAGCGGCGTGGTCAGCAGGATCAGGGCGACCCGGGCGCTGTTTTCGCCCAGGGCCACGCGCATGGCCGGGTGGGGCAGGGCGAAGCCGTTGCCGACCGGGGCCATGGTCACCCCATTGGGGCTGGCCAGCCTTTGGGCCAGCATGTCGCGCACGGGGCCGGCCAGACCGGGCAGATTGGCCACGATCCGCCCGAAAATGCCGGGCAGGTCGTCGGGCCGCGCGTCATGCCAGATACCTCCCCGGCGCAACAGCTCGGGCAGGGACAGGGCTTCGGCCTGGGCCGGGGCCGGCTCGGACAAAAAGCCCGTGTGGGCGGCCAGGCCCCTTTGGGCCGCCCATTCCATGACCTGGGACTGTTCGAACAGGATGCGCCCCCGGTCATGCACGTGGGGCATGCCTTCCTTGCGGACCCAGTCCGTGACGACGTTTTCCGACACGCCAAGGGATTCCGCGATTTGGATGAGATTGAGATACATGATGAATGCTTTGTGTCGAGGATTACAGGTACGAGTTCAGAAAGATGGCGATGGCCAAGACCATGATGCCGATGCCGAGGTAGAGGATATACGACTGGGTCCGGCCGTGTTGAAATTGCGCGGCCAGATCGGCCAGGCGCAGAACGCGCTGTCCGACGGGCTCGACCAGGTGTTCGAGAACGGTTTCCGGAGTGTGGGATTCGCTCCGCGCCGAGGCCGGGAAAAATGTCGCGGGCAGGATTTCATGAAGCCTGGGGCGCAGAATCCAGACAAACCACGAGACGATGGTGTCCGCGAAGGAGCCGGCCGTGTACTGCAT from Deltaproteobacteria bacterium encodes the following:
- a CDS encoding Fe-S-binding domain-containing protein; protein product: MNSQILILVPFLGAVLAALWPNNRSRPLLLPAFALLHALLACWFLIRPPAYDPAAWLAFDPLARAVLPGVSLLFLGCAGFAVGYLRAHSQGNRVFVAALLLVLGLLSAGHQARHLGILWIATEGVTLACVPLIHFLGTPRAFEATWKYLLVGGTGIALSLLGSICLGYASLHGGGSGDITFATLLAQGPHLSKVWVLAAWVLLLVGYGTKMGLAPMHTWKPDTYGESPGIVGAILAGGVTSVAFMAILRIKPVIDAAGESAVASGTLLGLGLFSTLVAALFLLRTKDFKRMLAYSSIEHMGILSIAASLGEAGLWAALFHIWSNGLTKGALFLGASNLEQAGGSSSMEHVRGMFHLMPKSSAIFVTGMFAITACPPFAPFFSELLVLRAGFAAGQGWAMGLFLFCLLLAFFGLSRIVFAVVDGRPRARQNAPRRIAENVGLILPPLALLTASLWLGLFTPEVLKDAWSAAVLQLVAQP
- a CDS encoding helix-turn-helix domain-containing protein is translated as MYLNLIQIAESLGVSENVVTDWVRKEGMPHVHDRGRILFEQSQVMEWAAQRGLAAHTGFLSEPAPAQAEALSLPELLRRGGIWHDARPDDLPGIFGRIVANLPGLAGPVRDMLAQRLASPNGVTMAPVGNGFALPHPAMRVALGENSARVALILLTTPLASMETPDGTPISRLLFFISPTPRVHVTMLGLLAQSVAAGIFQDIQSSQDDATLFQIIEQAWTSRQGLAR
- a CDS encoding hydrogenase codes for the protein MADLFNLLIGVALGFNLLALGTSRLPLLIRAVAVQGVLLGLAPLLLEHGEMNWQLVLLTIATVAGKGIIIPGLLHRAMRTANIARELKPFIGYIPSLLLGATATIAAVILTRHLPLLPEHAGSLHVPGALALILTGFILLIGRTKAISQVCGYLILENGIYLFGLLLIHSTPMLVEFGILLDVTVGIFVIGIIVDRIQRAFDSLDTRKLTALHE
- a CDS encoding NADH-quinone oxidoreductase subunit H; this translates as MTAMLFFSSLACLTLAIGAGRHPRLWLTLVLCGAVGVLTTALGILGHAEAWTWRAAFTLGGETPNFFLDGVSAVFLIVVSLVGGLSAIYSREYWSDRQYPASAARGRSWGAVLILGMVLVPSLANGLHFLLAWEVFAISAYFLITLDNTKSEVRRAGWLYLAASHVGTMFLFAFFTALAAQTGSWDLGPMRDQTALAPLFWLALVGFGVKAGMFPLHIWLPSAHANAPSHVSAMMSAVAIKMGVYGIVRYSSWLPLPDGAGWIVLTLGITSALLGIAFALAQNDFKRLLAYCSVENVGIILTGLGLAILAQTHGQAAWGRIALCGALLHVWNHGLFKALLFFGAGSVLHATGTRDMSRLGGLWRAMPWTTGLFAMGAAAVSGLPPLNGFVSEWIIYLGLIKSVMTKGDMAQAIIPVVILLAAAGALALAAFAKAMTIIFLGAPRTKPAITAHECGWTMRAPMLVLAGLMAGIGLFPTLVLAPIGNAASAWSGNWTEIPAMPVADLGQFHLVLFAVLIALAAAFMSKVRLQGLRFGPTWDCGYAAPTARMQYSGGSFAGIATEWFAWILRPSRLVRRVRGHFPEQALALERIPETVLEKAIQPVSTGVVWLADGAKKMQHGRLHIYILYVFAGVMILGALAFWGGIQ
- a CDS encoding formate hydrogenlyase subunit 4; the protein is MGRNTVTVLDIAVRLLAWLILAPLLPGIITKVKAWVACRQGPPVLQLYYDLFRLWNKGVVMSDLASPGFLIAPAVTWMAVVAAALLMPLGRAGCVFPFDGDVLLLIYLLALARFCTAWGAMETGSAFEGMGTVREVSFAVLAEIGIITATLTLAIQSGTITLQHLFAPLPGPSAALLAVGLFIILLAENCRVPFDDPTTHLELTMIHEVMVLDHSGPPLALILHGASVKLMLFAAFLVQAVLPVGVMSPGASLAVLALGVVLVAVAVGLVESLTARLAFRRTPLLLTIGFLFCLFPLILTWMGGLHG